In a single window of the Oenanthe melanoleuca isolate GR-GAL-2019-014 chromosome 28, OMel1.0, whole genome shotgun sequence genome:
- the HCN2 gene encoding potassium/sodium hyperpolarization-activated cyclic nucleotide-gated channel 2: protein MRAGRGAAGGEAAAEEEAADGAKRGGAAAAGRARGRGGKGSPNGECRRGDPPRSPGPEPPREPKVSFSCGGGGASPGGAKAAEEGASEDAAEEVRGSQASFMQRQFGAMLQPGVNKFSLRMFGSQKAVEREQERVKSAGAWIIHPYSDFRFYWDFTMLLFMVGNLIIIPVGITFFKEETTAPWIVFNVVSDTFFLMDLVLNFRTGIVIEDNTEIILDPEKIKKKYLKTWFVVDFVSSIPVDYVFLIVEKGIDSEVYKTARALRIVRFTKILSLLRLLRLSRLIRYIHQWEEIFHMTYDLASAVMRIINLIGMMLLLCHWDGCLQFLVPMLQDFPQNCWVSINGMVNDSWSELYSFALFKSMSHMLCIGYGKQAPESMTDIWLTMLSMIVGATCYAMFIGHATALIQSLDSSRRQYQEKYKQVEQYMSFHKLPADFRQKIHDYYEHRYQGKMFDEDSILGELNEPLREEIVNFNCRKLVASMPLFANADPNFVTAMLTKLKFEVFQPGDYIIREGTIGKKMYFIQHGVVSILTKGNKEMKLSDGSYFGEICLLTRGRRTASVRADTYCRLYSLSVDNFNEVLEEYPMMRRAFETVAIDRLDRIGKKNSILLHKVQHDLNSGVFNNQENEIIQEIVKYDREMVQQAELQQHTAMYSPVQPQVTSAIATLQQAVAMSFCPQMASPLVGSMALGSPRMMRRLQYAQAVPSPFAVSPVLLQQSPPPQPQPPVPHANPSPSQDPAQPTALPASTSAFAAAAASPPSQSPLASRTFAYAGAPGPLGSQLSLSQQPAPSSPQRLAAHKSTQALHTSSLSQDSRPLSASQPSLPHGLAAGSTQSPPASARESSTSIAGGPAAASPGPGPPAGLRSQAPSRGAPAHPAPTGSGLTPPPALPQDSAAPRKDSASSTPDTDPAKSRLSSNL from the exons ATGCGGGCGGGccgcggcgcggcgggcggggaggCAGCGGCCGAGGAGGAGGCGGCCGATGGGGCCAagcgcggcggggcggcggccgcggggcgggcgcggggccgcggcgggaAGGGGTCCCCGAACGGCGAGTGCCGCCGCGGGGATCCCccgcgcagccccggcccggaGCCGCCCCGCGAGCCCAAGGTCTCCTTCTcctgcggcggcggcggcgcatCCCCCGGCGGGGCCAAGGCGGCCGAGGAGGGGGCGAGCGAGGATGCGGCCGAGGAGGTCCGCGGGAGCCAGGCCAGCTTCATGCAGCGGCAGTTCGGGGCGATGCTCCAGCCCGGCGTCAACAAGTTCTCGCTGCGGATGTTCGGCTCGCAGAAGGCGGTGGAGCGGGAGCAGGAGCGCGTCAAGTCGGCGGGGGCCTGGATCATCCATCCCTACAGCGACTTCAG ATTCTACTGGGACTTCACGATGCTGCTCTTCATGGTCGGCAACCTGATCATCATTCCCGTGGGCATCACCTTCTTCAAGGAGGAGACCACGGCCCCCTGGATCGTGTTCAACGTGGTCTCTGACACCTTCTTCCTGATGGACCTGGTGCTGAACTTCCGCACAGGGATTGTCATTGAGGACAACACAGAAATCATCCTGGACCCCGAGAAGATCAAGAAGAAGTACCTCAAGACCTGGTTTGTGGTGGACTTTgtctcctccatccctgtggaCTACGTTTTCCTCATTGTGGAGAAGGGCATTGACTCGGAGGTCTATAAGACAGCCCGCGCCCTCCGCATCGTCCGGTTCACCAAGATCCTCAGCCTCCTGCGGCTCCTGCGCCTCTCCCGCCTCATCCGCTACATCCACCAGTGGGAGGAG ATCTTCCACATGACCTACGACCTGGCCAGTGCGGTGATGAGGATCATCAACCTCATTGGgatgatgctgctgctctgccactgGGATGGCTGCCTCCAGTTCCTGGTGCCCATGCTGCAGGATTTCCCCCAGAACTGCTGGGTCTCCATCAATGGGATGGTG aaCGACTCCTGGAGTGAGCTGTACTCCTTCGCCCTCTTCAAGTCCATGAGCCACATGCTGTGCATCGGCTACGGGAAGCAGGCGCCCGAGAGCATGACGGACATCTGGCTGACCATGCTGAGCATGATCGTGGGGGCCACCTGCTACGCCATGTTCATTGGCCACGCCACCGCCCTCATCCAGTCGCTGGACTCCTCCCGGCGCCAGTACCAGGAGAAG TACAAGCAGGTGGAGCAGTACATGTCCTTCCACAAGCTGCCCGCTGACTTCCGCCAGAAGATCCATGACTACTACGAGCATCGCTACCAGGGCAAGATGTTCGATGAGGACAGCATCCTGGGGGAGCTCAACGAGCCCCTGCGTGAG GAAATCGTGAACTTCAACTGCCGCAAGCTGGTGGCCTCCATGCCGCTGTTTGCCAACGCCGACCCCAACTTCGTCACGGCCATGCTCACCAAGCTGAAGTTTGAGGTGTTCCAGCCGGGTGACTACATCATCCGAGAGGGCACCATCGGCAAGAAGATGTACTTCATCCAGCACGGGGTGGTCAGCATCCTCACCAAGGGCAACAAGGAGATGAAACTCTCCGATGGTTCCTACTTTGGGG AGATCTGCTTGCTGACCCGTGGCCGGCGCACGGCCAGCGTCCGTGCAGACACCTACTGCCGCCTCTACTCACTCTCAGTGGACAACTTCAACGAGGTGCTGGAGGAGTACCCCATGATGAGACGGGCCTTTGAGACTGTGGCCATCGACCGTCTCGACCGCATCG GGAAGAAGAACTCAATCCTGCTCCACAAAGTGCAGCACGACCTCAACTCAGGTGTCTTCAACAACCAGGAGAACGAGATCATCCAGGAGATCGTCAAGTACGACCGGGAGATGGTGCAGCAGGcggagctgcagcagcacacggCCATGTACAGCCCCGTCCAGCCCCAGGTCACCTCTGCCATCGCCACCCTCCAGCAAGCCGTCGCCATGAGCTTCTGCCCGCAGATGGCCAGCCCGCTGGTGGGCTCCATGGCGCTGGGCTCGCCCCGCATGATGCGCCGCTTGCAGTACGCCCAGGCCGTGCCCAGCCCCTTCGCCGTGTCCCccgtgctgctgcagcagagccccccGCCGCAGCCGCAGCCCCCCGTGCCCCACGCCAACCCCTCGCCCTCGCAGGACCCGGCGCAGCCCACGGCCCTGCCCGCCTCCACCAGCGCCTTCGCCGCGGCCGCGGCCAGCCCGCCATCCCAAAGCCCGCTGGCCAGCCGGACGTTCGCCTACGCGGGTGCCCCCGGGCCGCTGGGCTCCCAGCTGTccctcagccagcagccagcGCCCAGCTCGCCCCAGCGCCTGGCCGCCCACAAGAGCACACAGGCGCTGCAcaccagcagcctcagccaggATTCGCGGCCCCTCTCGGCCTCGCAGCCCTCGCTGCCCCACGGGCTGGCGGCcggcagcacccagagccccccGGCCTCCGCCCGCGAGTCCAGCACCTCCATCGCAGGGGGTCCGGCCGCCGCCTCGCCGGGTCCCGGCCCTCCGGCCGGGCTGCGCAGCCAGGCACCTTCTCGGGGGGCTCCAGCCCACCCGGCGCCCACGGGCTCGGGGCTGACACCGCCGCCCGCCCTGCCGCAGGACTCGGCGGCGCCCCGCAAGGATTCGGCGTCCAGCACGCCCGACACGGACCCGGCCAAGTCCAGGCTGTCTTCCAACTTGTGA
- the POLRMT gene encoding DNA-directed RNA polymerase, mitochondrial — translation MSLLRLRAVLRGPGGLRGPGIAWRIFRSYSSASTKEKANRNGICERTELLEVLKARAKQLQGSNVPQVTVSKVELDAVDNDKYQEAVDPGPKEKQPRARADGLARSSSWAKKLQKEMYIQQLKMKQELPSAASQLALEDQAKLDVKAEAKAKAKTMKSPKISWNQSSGSPHSKPRVVEAKESAGLKKPQRMPKDKSNQQTLQQTIQCNLECFLFLQQPEEAERYLLLCQSSPVKRKVLDIGAYNIVMRSWARKGNLNRIDRLFSILESTNLQPNLDSFAVALECMGRSQSPPKAILRYLQQMNSSGFHVDELFQKCLFEGDEKEMVLWAIRAVQPNYQLPPPPSPDISKSSLLQDFYSRETMVSYPKLDFSMKELQERFQQQLEMELKNTITIESVEAAKPLTPQAVKARELLGILRSQWHDAILQALQNSKRSMARPKRLSKYSVLYPYLCLLPDEEYVDIMLQILNDLSPQGESLAVLARELGSKVYDRYIIQRKLHSCQLEKVQKIYDNYIELLAKDSQPKQYLPREYWEKLVAEAGFGPSLNLKSCSWPCVLLMRLGMHMLELLVKAVKVPRNILNHRLESKPIPVLYHVYSFYSNWQVGLIKPHPIYSQIVSNAAETTLTFNSSAMPMLCPPVPWTSPSFGAFVLSDTKLMRFMDESTHHQLLLEQCPLVNLHPVLDALNQLGNCAWKINQPVLDIIISIFNDKGDEKLDIPPPLSEAPKPPTAPGNSSTWSKTLKHELFLCRKKTAEMHSLRMDALYKLSIANYVRDKVFWFPHNMDFRGRTYPCPPYFNHLGNDVTRAILLFAEGRPLGPRGLDWLKIHLINLTGLKKKNALQERLEYANEIMEDILDSADHPLTGRKWWMDTDEPWQALACCMEIAKASRSPDPAAYISHFPVHQDGSCNGLQHYAALGRDLSGAASVNLVPCGLPQDVYSAVAQQVEEFRKKDAERGLKIAQVLQGFISRKVVKQTVMTVVYGVTRYGGRLQIEKRLKEIDDFPEEYLWEASHYLVKQVFNSIKEMFSATRDIQNWLTESAKLIAQSGRTVEWVTPLGLPIIQPYYRSRSTVLNCGMQRLSVKNSNNSQKPDTVKQKNAFPPNFIHSLDSTHMMLTALHCLRKGLTFVSVHDCYWTHALTVDVMNQVCRQQFVALHSEKILQDLSEFMLEKYCSSSSSSTEPIAHWQKRLMEQLSNVPRTGEFNLKQVMDSTYFFS, via the exons ATGTCGCTGCTGAGGCTGCGGGCGGTGCTGAGGGGCCCGGGCGGGCTCAGAGGGCCCG GGATTGCGTGGAGAATATTCAGGAGCTACTCCTCTGCCAGCACCAAGGAGAAAGCGAACAGAAATGGCATCTGTGAgagaacagagctgctggaag TGCTCAAAGCTCGAGCAAAGCAGCTCCAAGGCAGTAACGTCCCACAGGTGACAGTCAGCAAAGTGGAACTGGATGCAGTGGACAATGACAAATACCAGGAGGCTGTAGACCCTGGCCCCAAGGAGAAGCAGCCCAGGGCACGGGCTGATGGCCTGGCCCGGTCCAGCAGCTGGGCCAAAAAGTTGCAGAAGGAGATGTACATCCAGCAGCTGAAGATGAAGCAGGAGTTACCcagtgctgcctcccagctAGCTCTGGAGGACCAGGCCAAGCTAGATGTCAAAGCAGAGGCCAAAGCCAAAGCGAAAACCATGAAGAGCCCAAAGATATCCTGGAAccagagctctggcagcccccACAGCAAGCCCAGGGTGGTGGAAGCGAAGGAAAGTGCGGGGCTGAAGAAACCTCAGAGGATGCCAAAGGACAAGAGTAACCAGCAGACCCTGCAGCAGACAATCCAGTGCAACCTGGAGTGcttcctgttcctgcagcagcccgAGGAGGCCGAGCGCtacctgctgctgtgccagagctctCCAGTGAAGAGGAAGGTGCTGGACATTGGTGCCTACAACATCGTGATGCGCAGCTGGGCCAGGAAG GGCAACTTGAATCGCATTGACCGTTTGTTTTCCATCCTGGAGTCCACCAACCTCCAGCCCAACTTGGACTCCTTTGCAGTGGCCCTGGAGTGCATGGGCCGGAGCCAGTCTCCTCCCAAAGCCATCTTGAG ATATCTGCAGCAGATGAACAGCAGTGGCTTCCATGTGGATGAGCTCTTCCAAAAGTGCCTGTTTGAGGGAGATGAGAAGGAGATGGTGCTCTGGGCCATCAGGGCTGTCCAGCCCAACTACCAGCTGCCTCCTCCACCCAGCCCCGACATTTCCAAGTCTTCTCTGCTCCAGGACTTCTATTCCAGA GAGACAATGGTGTCATACCCCAAGCTGGATTTCTCCATGAAGGAGTTGCAGGAGcgcttccagcagcagctggagatggagctgaaGAACACCATAACCATCGAGTCCGTGGAGGCAGCCAAGCCCCTGACCCCACAGGCTGTCAAAGCG CGTGAGCTGCTGGGCATCCTGCGCTCCCAGTGGCACGATGCCATCCTCCAGGCCCTGCAGAATTCCAAGCGCAGCATGGCCCGGCCCAAGAGACTGTCAAAGTACAGCGTCCTCTACCCCTacctgtgcctgctgccagaTGAGGAGTATGTGGACATCATGCTGCAG aTCCTCAATGATCTGTCTCCACAAGGTGAGTCCCTGGCAGTCCTGGCCAGGGAGCTGGGCTCCAAAGTCTATGACAGGTACATCATCCAGAGGAagctgcacagctgccagctggagAAGGTGCAGAAGATCTATGACAACTACATCGAGCTGCTGGCAAAGGACAGCCAG cccaaacAGTACTTGCCACGGGAATACTGGGAGAAGCTGGTGGCAGAAGCAGGCTTTGGGCCTTCCCTGAACttgaagagctgcagctggccTTGTGTGCTCCTCATGCGCCTGGGCATGCACATGCTGGAGCTCCTGGTGAAGGCTGTCAAGGTGCCCAGGAACATCCTCAATCATCGCCTGGAGTCCAAGCCTATCCCTGTCCTCTACCATGTCTACTCCTTCTACAGTAACTGGCAG GTTGGGCTGATAAAGCCCCATCCCATCTACTCCCAGATTGTGTCGAACGCTGCAGAGACCACACTGACCTTCAACTCCTCTGCCATGCCCATGCTGTGCCCCCCTGTGCCCTGGACCTCCCCCAGTTTCGGTGCCTTTGTCCTCAGTGACACCAAGCTGATGCGCTTCATGGATGAGAGCACCCaccaccagctgctcctggagcagtgTCCCCTGGTGAACCTCCACCCTGTGCTGGATGCCCTGAACCAACTGGGCAACTGTGCCTGGAAGATCAACCAGCCAGTGCTGGATATTATCATCTCCATTTTCAATGACAAAGGGGATGAGAAGCTGGATATCCCACCACCCCTCTCTGAGGCTCCCAAgcctcccactgctcctggcaATTCCTCCACCTGGAGCAAGACCCTCAAGCACGAGCTGTTCCTGTGCAGGAAGAAGACTGCAGAGATGCACAGCCTGCGCATGGACGCGCTCTACAAGCTCTCCATCGCCAACTACGTGAGGGACAAAGTGTTCTGGTTCCCCCACAACATGGATTTCCGAGGCAGGACTTACCCGTGCCCGCCCTATTTCAACCACTTGGGCAACGATGTCACCAGGGCCATCCTGCTGTTTGCAGAGGGGAGGCCGCTGGGGCCCAGGGGACTTGACTGGCTGAAGATTCACCTCATCAACCTGACAGGGCTGAAGAAGAAGAATGCCTTGCAGGAGCGGCTGGAGTATGCCAATGAAATCATGGAGGACATCCTGGACTCGGCTGACCACCCGCTCACG GGCAGGAAGTGGTGGATGGACACTGATGAGCCCTGGCAAGCCTTGGCCTGCTGTATGGAAATCGCCAAAGCCTCGCGGTCCCCAGATCCAGCAGCCTACATCTCTCACTTCCCAGTTCACCAG GATGGCTCCTGCAATGGGCTGCAGCACTATGCAGCGCTTGGCCGGGACCTCAGTGGTGCTGCCTCTGTCAACCTGGTGCCCTGTGGGCTCCCTCAGGATGTCTACAGTGCAGTGGCCCAGCAG GTGGAGGAGTTTCGGAAGAAGGATGCAGAGCGGGGGTTGAAGAttgcccaggtgctgcagggcttCATCAGCCGCAAGGTGGTGAAGCAGACGGTGATGACGGTGGTGTACGGGGTCACTCGCTACGGCGGCCGCCTGCAGATAGAGAAACGCCTCAAGGAGATCGACGACTTCCCTGAG GAGTACTTGTGGGAAGCATCTCATTATCTGGTGAAGCAGGTGTTCAACAGCATCAAGGAGATGTTCTCAGCGACTCGAGATATCCAG AACTGGCTGACAGAGAGTGCCAAGCTCATTGCCCAGTCAGGCCGGACAGTGGAGTGGGTCACACCGCTGGGGCTCCCCATCATCCAGCCCTACTATCGCTCCAGGTCCACTGTG CTGAATTGTGGCATGCAGCGTTTGAGTGTGAAAAACTCCAACAATAGCCA GAAACCTGACACTGTGAAGCAGAAGAATGCCTTTCCCCCCAACTTCATCCACTCTCTGGACTCCACACACATGatgctcacagcactgcactgcctCAG GAAGGGCCTGACCTTCGTCTCAGTGCACGATTGCTACTGGACTCACGCGCTCACCGTGGATGTCATGAACCAG GTCTGTCGGCAGCAGTTCGTGGCTCTGCACAGTGAGAAGATTCTGCAGGATCTGTCTGAGTTCATGCTGGAGAAGTATTGCAG TtcatccagctccagcacagagccTATAGCCCATTGGCAGAAGAGACTGATGGAGCAGCTGTCAAATGTTCCCAGGACAG GTGAATTCAACCTGAAGCAAGTGATGGATTCCACATATTTCttcagctga
- the FGF22 gene encoding fibroblast growth factor 22 isoform X2, with product MAHRPSPAARPPPAAMRRGGPAAIAACLAGALAVLAGPGPGSATGTGRRPPRSYGHLEGDVRWRRLFSATRFFLRIDGGGGVEGTRWRERPGSIVEIRSVRVGVVAIRAVHTGFYLAMNKRGRLYGSEFSPNCKFTERIEENGYNTYASLRWRHRGRPMFLSLNSKGRPQRGGKTRRQHLSTHFLPMLVS from the exons ATGGCCCATCGCCCGtcgcccgccgcccgcccgccgcccgccgccatGAGGCGCGGGGGCCCCGCCGCTATCGCCGCTTGCCTCGCCGGGGCACTCGCCGTgctggcggggccggggccgggcagtGCCACCGGGACCGGCCGGCGGCCCCCCCGCAGCTACGGGCATCTGGAGGGCGACGTGCGCTGGCGGCGGCTCTTCTCCGCCACCCGCTTCTTCCTGCGCATcgacggcggcggcggcgtgGAGGGGACGCGCTGGAGGGAGCGGCCGGGCA GCATCGTTGAGATCCGGTCGGTGCGTGTTGGCGTCGTGGCCATCCGGGCGGTGCACACCGGCTTCTACCTGGCCATGAACAAGCGGGGGAGGCTCTACGGGTCG GAGTTCAGCCCCAACTGCAAGTTCACGGAGCGCATTGAAGAGAACGGCTACAACACCTACGCGTCGCTGCGCTGGCGGCACCGCGGCCGCCCCATGTTCCTCTCGCTCAACAGCAAGGGCAGGCCCCAGCGAGGGGGCAAGACACGCCGGCAGCACCTCTCCACACACTTCCTCCCCATGCTCGTCAGCTGA
- the FGF22 gene encoding fibroblast growth factor 22 isoform X1: MAHRPSPAARPPPAAMRRGGPAAIAACLAGALAVLAGPGPGSATGTGRRPPRSYGHLEGDVRWRRLFSATRFFLRIDGGGGVEGTRWRERPGSIVEIRSVRVGVVAIRAVHTGFYLAMNKRGRLYGSKEFSPNCKFTERIEENGYNTYASLRWRHRGRPMFLSLNSKGRPQRGGKTRRQHLSTHFLPMLVS; the protein is encoded by the exons ATGGCCCATCGCCCGtcgcccgccgcccgcccgccgcccgccgccatGAGGCGCGGGGGCCCCGCCGCTATCGCCGCTTGCCTCGCCGGGGCACTCGCCGTgctggcggggccggggccgggcagtGCCACCGGGACCGGCCGGCGGCCCCCCCGCAGCTACGGGCATCTGGAGGGCGACGTGCGCTGGCGGCGGCTCTTCTCCGCCACCCGCTTCTTCCTGCGCATcgacggcggcggcggcgtgGAGGGGACGCGCTGGAGGGAGCGGCCGGGCA GCATCGTTGAGATCCGGTCGGTGCGTGTTGGCGTCGTGGCCATCCGGGCGGTGCACACCGGCTTCTACCTGGCCATGAACAAGCGGGGGAGGCTCTACGGGTCG AAGGAGTTCAGCCCCAACTGCAAGTTCACGGAGCGCATTGAAGAGAACGGCTACAACACCTACGCGTCGCTGCGCTGGCGGCACCGCGGCCGCCCCATGTTCCTCTCGCTCAACAGCAAGGGCAGGCCCCAGCGAGGGGGCAAGACACGCCGGCAGCACCTCTCCACACACTTCCTCCCCATGCTCGTCAGCTGA
- the RNF126 gene encoding E3 ubiquitin-protein ligase RNF126: MAEASPQPGRFFCHCCSAEIAPRLPDYICPRCESGFIEELPEEPRNADNETSSSTSATDQSRHPFENVDQHLFTLPQGYGQFAFGFFDDSFEFPFGSNVQPEDNRDSENRREREHQSRHRYGARQPRARLATRRASGRHEGVPTLEGIIQQLVNGIIAPTTIPNLGLGPWGVLHSNPMDYAWGANGLDAIITQLLNQFENTGPPPADKEKIQALPTIQITQEHVDSGLECPVCKEDYTVGESVRQLPCNHLFHDGCIVPWLEQHDTCPVCRKSLSGQNTATNPPGLTGMNFSSSSSSSSSSSSPSNENSSNNS, encoded by the exons GACTACATCTGCCCACGGTGTGAGTCTGGTTTTATTGAAGAGCTTCCTGAGGAGCCGAG GAATGCTGACAACGAGACCAGCTCCTCTACGTCAGCCACTGATCAGAGCAGGCATCCTTTTGAG aaCGTGGATCAGCACTTGTtcaccctgccccagggctATGGCCAGTTTGCTTTCGGGTTCTTTGACGACAGCTTTGAGTTTCCCTTCGGGTCCAACGTGCAGCCGGAAGACAACCGGGACTCGGAGAACCGGCGGGAGCGCGAGCACCAGTCGCGGCACCGCTACGGCGCCAGGCAGCCCCGCGCCCGCCTGGCCACGCGCCGAGCCTCGGGCAGGCACGAGGGCGTCCCCACGCTGGAAGG AATTATCCAGCAGCTGGTCAATGGAATTATTGCACCAACCACAATTCCAAACCTAGGTCTGGGCCCTTG GGGAGTTCTGCACTCAAATCCAATGGACTACGCCTGGGGTGCCAATGGCCTGGATGCAATTATCACACAG TTACTGAATCAGTTTGAAAACACTGGACCGCCGCCAGCGGACAAAGAGAAGATCCAGGCCCTCCCCACCATACAGATCACACAGGAGCACGTAG ATTCTGGGTTGGAGTGCCCTGTGTGTAAGGAAGACTACACAGTGGGGGAGAGCGTGCGGCAGCTACCGTGCAATCACCTGTTCCATGACGGCTGCATCGTCCcgtggctggagcag CATGACACGTGTCCCGTCTGCCGGAAAAGTTTAAGTGGACAAAACACTGCCACAAACCCCCCAGGACTCACAGGGATGAACTtctcatcatcctcctcctcctcctcttcctccagctcACCAAGTAATGAAAACTCATCGAACAACTCATGA